A single window of Oxyura jamaicensis isolate SHBP4307 breed ruddy duck chromosome 3, BPBGC_Ojam_1.0, whole genome shotgun sequence DNA harbors:
- the SF3B6 gene encoding splicing factor 3B subunit 6, protein MAMQAAKRANIRLPPEVNRILYIRNLPYKITAEEMYDIFGKYGPIRQIRVGNTPETRGTAYVVYEDIFDAKNACDHLSGFNVCNRYLVVLYYNANRAFQKMDTKKKEEQLKLLKEKYGINTDPPK, encoded by the exons ATGGCGATGCAAGCGGCCAAACGAGCTAAC ATCCGGCTGCCGCCAGAAGTCAATCGGATCCTGTATATCAGGAACTTGCCGTACAAAATCACCGCGGAGGAGATGTACGATATTTTTGGGAAATACGGGCCTATTCGGCAAATCCGAGT TGGGAACACTCCTGAAACGAGAGGAACAGCCTACGTAGTCTACGAAGACATCTTTGACGCTAAAAACGCTTGTGATCATCTGTCAGGGTTCAACGTGTGCAACAGATACCTCGTTGTTTTGTACTACAATGCAAACAGG GCATTCCAGAAGATGgacacaaagaagaaagaggaacagCTTAAGCTTCTCAAGGAAAAATACGGAATTAATACAGACCCAccaaaataa